A section of the Pseudanabaena sp. BC1403 genome encodes:
- a CDS encoding PAS domain S-box protein, whose protein sequence is MVQIFGAVGLVSYLSYRSGKESANKLANRLKAEISTRVTEKTTTYLQAIDQVNKNNISDLRRSLWSFDDFSSQEKQAWQQMQLNSLSPITIIGFGTPTGGHRAVELLNDGTFSIRAAPNGGGNYKTFTTNPDGSLDKVTETSVNFDSRQRPWFKVAVQSKKATWTNIYPHIYTGELLVALAEPVYDLKNENFLGVTYGIRSLEEISRFLRAIDIKTGTVFIMERDQTLVATSSLIQKPYQLFQNAKDQKLLKAIDSQNLQISGAAKYLRDRNGNLANIRQAEQFEFEINGDRQSVQVTPISDRNGLNWAIVVVIPESEFMADMQANKVWTILLYGITLLVATGISIITTRWITKPILRISRAIASGDWQEPLAENSMISEISTLAMSFNQMTKQVQQSFDRVEVALKESQEQYKVLFQTAPIGISITDKNGYIVESNIIAESWLGKPQLLLQECQDSEPNPNVIRPDGSPMPIEEYACIRALRSNTPVYDVETGIICADGILRWFSVSAAPIPSEQHGVVLIHVDISDRKQSEEALRTSEARFRTIALSLPGVIYVTVQRPDGSTYFEYISSGVEDLNELTVEQALQNPRLIYQQTLPEDLGSLNQAINYSFETMTPFHYEWRIITPSGKLKWIQVNSRPEQNGNTNNYEHRENGDIARCGIVLDITARKQAEIALDQTIDELNYHIENSPLATIRWDREFRVIAWSKQAEEIFGWSAEEALGKYLYEWRFVFEDDLENVVRDTAKMLDGVSSVICQNRNYHKNGSIIYCEWYNSTLVDESGNLISMLSLAHDISDRKQVEIALKSSEKSLSNLISNLPGYVYRVLNNHEYTPIFVSQGVINITGYRQDEYLIERSISCGQEIHVDDVDRVWQIVQNAVNAHQVFECEYRIITKSGQQKWVWERGLGIYDDNGNLLSLEGFVTDISDRKQVEIALKQSEQTNRAILSSIPDLLLRVRRDGSCLDFIPPLTDQAGTFLPLTKHLSEVLPPDLLKLQLQRIDQALATGDLQVWEHQIIKNDQICHEEIRVFPCGIDECLVIVRDISARKQIELALIEAKAAAEAATKAKSEFLASMSHEIRTPMNGVIGMTQILEMTELTTNQQEFVKTIKDSGQALLAIINDILDFSKIESGMLEIEARDFDLEELVRGVCNLLENQAIAKQINLKYAIAPNIPKNVIGDHARLRQILLNLVGNALKFTQNGHVSISVSGEGLEGKYEITFAIADTGIGIQSHCIDLLFQAFTQADNSISREYGGTGLGLAISKRLVNLMDGTIWVESLGQVGGSPPINWKPQLGNPLTAQGSTFYFTIALLINQASDQTQTVLAKKNVVDGKFAEKFPLRILLVEDNRVNQMVAKLMLKRLGYQINAIANNGLEAVQAVQNHEYDLILMDVQMPKMDGLTATKMIRTELKSNVRIVAMTADAMPKDRQVCLDVGMDDFISKPISIQALMSIVSSTK, encoded by the coding sequence GTGGTACAAATTTTTGGCGCGGTTGGACTAGTTTCATATTTATCTTATCGAAGTGGGAAAGAGTCAGCTAATAAGCTTGCCAATAGACTCAAGGCAGAAATAAGTACCCGTGTCACAGAAAAGACAACAACCTATCTGCAAGCCATTGACCAAGTTAACAAAAATAACATTAGCGATCTGCGTCGAAGCTTGTGGAGCTTTGATGACTTCTCTAGTCAAGAGAAACAGGCTTGGCAACAGATGCAGCTTAATTCTTTGTCGCCAATTACAATTATTGGGTTTGGAACTCCCACGGGAGGACATCGAGCAGTCGAACTATTGAATGATGGCACATTTAGTATTCGGGCAGCGCCCAATGGCGGTGGCAACTACAAAACCTTTACCACTAATCCTGATGGCTCACTAGATAAAGTTACAGAAACATCAGTTAACTTTGATTCGCGTCAGCGTCCTTGGTTTAAAGTGGCTGTGCAGTCCAAGAAAGCAACTTGGACAAATATATATCCCCATATCTATACAGGAGAACTGTTAGTTGCTTTAGCTGAGCCAGTCTATGATCTCAAAAATGAAAATTTCTTGGGTGTTACCTATGGAATTCGCAGCCTTGAAGAAATAAGTCGTTTTCTCCGTGCAATTGATATAAAGACAGGGACAGTCTTTATTATGGAGCGCGATCAGACCTTGGTAGCAACTTCATCATTGATCCAGAAGCCATACCAGCTTTTTCAAAATGCGAAGGATCAGAAATTATTAAAGGCTATTGACAGTCAAAATCTTCAAATTAGTGGTGCGGCAAAATACTTACGCGATCGTAATGGCAACTTAGCAAATATTCGCCAAGCAGAACAATTTGAATTTGAGATTAATGGTGATCGGCAGAGCGTTCAAGTAACTCCGATCAGCGATCGCAATGGGCTGAATTGGGCAATTGTCGTTGTCATCCCTGAGTCAGAATTTATGGCAGATATGCAAGCCAATAAAGTCTGGACAATTCTATTATATGGAATAACCTTACTCGTTGCGACAGGGATTAGCATCATCACAACCCGTTGGATTACCAAGCCGATTTTGCGAATTAGTCGAGCGATCGCCAGTGGGGATTGGCAAGAGCCCTTAGCAGAGAATAGTATGATCTCTGAGATTAGCACATTGGCTATGTCCTTTAACCAAATGACAAAACAGGTGCAGCAATCCTTTGATCGCGTAGAAGTTGCCCTCAAAGAATCACAAGAACAGTATAAAGTTCTCTTCCAAACAGCCCCAATTGGCATTTCCATTACCGATAAGAATGGTTACATAGTTGAGAGCAATATCATTGCCGAAAGCTGGCTTGGGAAACCTCAGTTATTACTACAGGAATGTCAAGATTCTGAACCTAATCCTAATGTTATCCGTCCTGATGGCTCACCCATGCCCATCGAAGAATATGCTTGCATTAGGGCTTTGAGAAGTAACACCCCTGTCTATGACGTGGAAACGGGAATTATATGTGCTGATGGAATTTTACGTTGGTTTAGTGTAAGTGCTGCGCCTATTCCTTCAGAGCAACATGGAGTGGTGTTAATCCATGTCGATATTAGCGATCGCAAACAATCTGAAGAAGCGCTCCGAACAAGTGAGGCAAGATTTCGGACAATCGCCTTGTCGTTACCAGGAGTTATCTACGTCACGGTTCAGCGTCCAGATGGTTCAACTTATTTTGAATATATAAGTTCAGGGGTGGAAGATCTGAACGAACTAACTGTTGAGCAGGCGCTACAAAATCCCCGCCTCATTTATCAACAAACTTTACCAGAAGATCTTGGTAGCTTGAATCAAGCAATTAACTATAGTTTTGAGACGATGACACCCTTTCATTATGAATGGAGAATCATCACCCCTTCAGGAAAACTGAAATGGATTCAGGTAAATTCGCGCCCAGAACAGAATGGAAATACTAATAATTACGAACATCGAGAAAATGGAGATATTGCGCGTTGTGGCATAGTTCTAGATATCACTGCTCGAAAACAAGCCGAAATAGCTCTAGATCAGACTATTGATGAACTAAACTACCATATTGAGAATTCACCTTTAGCTACTATCCGATGGGATCGAGAATTTCGAGTAATCGCTTGGTCAAAGCAAGCCGAAGAAATATTTGGCTGGAGTGCCGAAGAAGCCCTAGGTAAATACTTATATGAATGGCGGTTTGTCTTCGAGGATGATCTTGAGAACGTGGTTCGGGATACAGCAAAAATGCTGGATGGAGTTAGTAGTGTTATTTGCCAAAATCGTAACTACCACAAAAATGGCTCCATCATTTATTGCGAATGGTATAACTCAACATTAGTCGATGAGTCTGGCAATTTGATATCGATGCTTTCTCTTGCTCATGATATTAGCGATCGCAAACAAGTAGAAATCGCCTTGAAATCCAGTGAAAAGAGTCTATCAAATTTAATCAGTAATCTCCCAGGCTACGTCTATCGCGTGCTCAATAATCATGAATACACACCGATATTTGTCAGTCAAGGAGTTATAAATATTACTGGCTATCGACAGGATGAATATCTCATCGAGCGTTCCATTTCCTGCGGTCAAGAAATCCATGTTGACGATGTCGATAGGGTTTGGCAAATAGTGCAGAATGCGGTTAATGCTCACCAAGTCTTTGAGTGTGAGTATCGGATTATCACTAAGTCAGGGCAGCAAAAATGGGTTTGGGAGAGAGGGCTAGGTATCTATGATGATAATGGTAATCTGCTCTCGTTAGAGGGATTTGTAACTGATATTAGCGATCGCAAACAAGTAGAAATCGCTCTAAAGCAAAGTGAGCAGACAAATCGGGCTATTCTCAGTTCCATTCCAGATTTACTATTACGAGTTAGGCGCGATGGCTCATGCTTGGACTTTATACCACCTTTAACAGATCAAGCTGGTACATTTTTACCATTGACAAAGCATCTTTCGGAAGTCCTCCCTCCAGACCTGCTAAAGTTACAGTTGCAAAGGATCGATCAAGCGCTAGCAACTGGGGACTTGCAGGTATGGGAGCATCAAATCATCAAGAATGATCAGATCTGCCATGAAGAAATACGTGTTTTCCCCTGCGGTATAGATGAATGCTTAGTAATTGTTAGAGATATTTCTGCTCGTAAACAAATAGAACTAGCCTTAATCGAAGCTAAGGCAGCCGCCGAAGCAGCGACTAAAGCTAAAAGTGAATTTCTAGCAAGCATGAGTCATGAGATTCGCACTCCAATGAATGGCGTGATCGGGATGACCCAGATCCTAGAAATGACAGAACTTACAACTAACCAACAAGAGTTTGTCAAAACAATTAAAGATAGTGGTCAAGCGCTTTTGGCAATTATTAATGACATTCTGGATTTCTCAAAAATTGAATCGGGAATGCTCGAAATAGAAGCAAGAGATTTTGACTTAGAGGAATTGGTCAGAGGCGTTTGTAATCTACTTGAAAATCAAGCGATCGCTAAACAAATTAATTTGAAGTATGCGATCGCGCCTAACATTCCGAAGAATGTGATCGGCGATCATGCTCGTCTACGTCAAATACTTCTAAATCTAGTTGGTAATGCCCTTAAATTTACTCAAAATGGTCATGTTTCGATTTCAGTTAGTGGTGAAGGATTGGAGGGGAAATATGAGATAACATTTGCGATCGCCGATACAGGTATTGGTATTCAAAGCCATTGCATTGACCTCTTATTTCAAGCCTTCACCCAAGCCGACAACTCCATCAGCCGTGAATACGGAGGTACTGGACTGGGCTTAGCAATCAGCAAACGTCTGGTGAATTTGATGGATGGCACAATTTGGGTAGAGAGTCTCGGTCAAGTCGGCGGCAGCCCTCCCATAAATTGGAAGCCACAACTAGGTAATCCCTTAACAGCTCAAGGCTCAACCTTCTATTTTACGATCGCGCTATTAATTAACCAAGCTTCTGATCAAACACAAACAGTTTTAGCAAAAAAGAATGTGGTTGATGGGAAGTTTGCTGAGAAATTCCCCTTGCGAATTTTACTGGTGGAAGACAATCGAGTCAATCAAATGGTGGCTAAATTAATGCTCAAACGTCTAGGCTATCAAATTAATGCGATCGCTAATAATGGATTAGAAGCTGTGCAAGCTGTACAAAATCATGAATACGATCTGATCTTGATGGATGTCCAAATGCCAAAAATGGATGGTTTGACTGCCACAAAGATGATTCGCACAGAACTAAAAAGCAATGTGCGCATTGTGGCGATGACAGCTGATGCCATGCCCAAAGATCGTCAAGTTTGCTTAGATGTGGGTATGGATGATTTCATTAGTAAACCAATTAGTATCCAAGCTCTCATGTCCATAGTCTCATCTACGAAGTAA
- a CDS encoding diguanylate cyclase domain-containing protein produces MTVSPSTPHFLFHSIPLQLVMVLPFVVQAMAMMWLTGYLSHSHWPIWVYGWTTMLSIGLGTIVANWISQRYQSLEQVEVSLKESQEKYKVLFQTLPIGISITDKESRIIESNTIAELWLGIPESRESSRHQYPEINPSIIRADGSPMPVEEYPCVKALRSNQAVYDQEMGVICSDGILRWFSVSASPIPIENYGVVLVHVNISDRKFAEQAMRISESRLQTFINNAPTPIAIKDLEGKYLSINSEFAYWMQSPAEEILGKHDYELFPADNVKISRDHELQVIFEGISVTFEDTIPLPDGRHTFLITKFPLMDDRDSPYAIAGIYLDISDRKQAEIALAEVESNLRIANQELQKLVNLDGLTEIANRRCFDERVIYEWQRLYRDRQPLSLLMFDVDYFKRYNDYYGHQLGDQALLLIAQAVDQLVCRPADLVARYGGEEFIVILPNTNLEGAIAVAKNLHKAIANLQIPHQDSDVSDIVTVSMGIASDIPKLDRSPYVLINQADQALYYAKQQGRNRSVIFAD; encoded by the coding sequence ATGACTGTTAGTCCATCTACACCTCATTTTCTATTTCATAGCATCCCTTTACAATTGGTGATGGTATTGCCGTTTGTGGTGCAGGCTATGGCTATGATGTGGTTGACGGGTTATCTGTCCCATAGTCATTGGCCGATCTGGGTTTATGGATGGACAACTATGCTATCCATCGGGCTTGGCACAATCGTAGCGAATTGGATTAGTCAGCGATATCAATCCTTAGAACAAGTCGAAGTTTCCCTTAAGGAGTCACAGGAAAAATATAAAGTTCTATTCCAAACCCTTCCCATTGGAATTTCAATTACGGATAAAGAATCTCGCATTATCGAAAGCAATACGATCGCAGAACTTTGGTTAGGAATACCTGAGTCAAGAGAGAGCAGCCGTCATCAATATCCTGAAATTAATCCTAGTATTATTCGTGCTGATGGTTCTCCAATGCCTGTCGAAGAATATCCCTGTGTTAAGGCTTTAAGAAGCAATCAAGCTGTTTATGATCAGGAAATGGGTGTTATTTGTTCTGATGGAATTTTGCGATGGTTTAGCGTGAGTGCTAGTCCGATTCCTATAGAGAATTATGGTGTGGTGCTAGTTCATGTCAATATTAGCGATCGCAAATTTGCTGAACAAGCAATGCGAATTAGCGAATCAAGATTACAAACCTTCATAAATAATGCGCCGACACCGATTGCAATCAAAGATTTAGAAGGAAAATATCTATCAATCAACAGTGAATTTGCCTATTGGATGCAATCTCCTGCTGAAGAAATTTTAGGAAAGCATGACTACGAACTTTTCCCTGCTGATAATGTCAAAATTTCCCGTGATCATGAACTGCAAGTGATTTTTGAAGGAATTTCCGTTACCTTTGAAGATACTATACCCCTGCCCGATGGTCGGCATACCTTTCTCATCACTAAGTTTCCACTTATGGATGACCGTGACAGTCCCTACGCGATCGCAGGGATTTATCTCGATATTAGCGATCGCAAACAAGCAGAAATAGCTCTTGCAGAAGTAGAATCTAACCTTAGGATTGCGAATCAAGAACTCCAAAAATTAGTTAACCTTGATGGCTTAACTGAAATCGCTAATCGACGCTGTTTTGATGAAAGAGTTATTTATGAATGGCAAAGGCTCTATCGTGACCGCCAACCATTGTCTTTGCTAATGTTTGACGTTGATTATTTCAAACGCTATAACGATTATTATGGTCATCAATTAGGTGATCAGGCTCTTCTACTGATTGCGCAAGCAGTAGATCAATTAGTTTGCCGTCCTGCGGATCTAGTTGCTCGCTATGGAGGAGAAGAATTTATTGTGATTTTGCCAAATACTAATCTGGAAGGAGCGATCGCAGTCGCTAAGAATCTGCATAAAGCGATCGCCAATTTACAAATTCCCCATCAAGATTCAGATGTTAGTGATATCGTTACAGTCAGTATGGGTATAGCTTCTGACATTCCTAAACTTGATCGATCTCCCTATGTGCTAATCAATCAAGCCGATCAAGCACTCTACTATGCAAAGCAACAAGGACGTAATCGGTCAGTAATATTTGCAGATTAG
- the aat gene encoding leucyl/phenylalanyl-tRNA--protein transferase, which yields MERFNIRSVIEGYTQGYFLMSEGDGEPIEWYYTNSRTLIPLDHRFRYPKSLQRVINQNRFESRIDTAFEEVVSGCADRETTWISKELRSLYSNLHQAGWAHSFETWQGDQLAGGILGIAIRGVFIGESMFFKIPEGSKVAMVKLVDHLRSHGYSLFDAQLMNPHLERFGAFEIDDDSYQALLKQALTKSCKFIPISASVSTLAEIKKPTQ from the coding sequence GTGGAAAGATTTAATATCCGCAGCGTTATTGAGGGGTATACCCAAGGATATTTTTTGATGTCAGAGGGTGATGGAGAGCCGATTGAGTGGTATTACACCAATAGTCGCACCTTGATTCCACTTGATCATCGCTTTCGATACCCTAAATCTTTACAACGGGTAATTAATCAAAATCGCTTTGAATCCAGAATCGATACTGCCTTTGAAGAAGTAGTTTCTGGCTGTGCCGATCGCGAAACAACATGGATCTCTAAAGAACTGAGATCTCTTTATAGCAATTTGCATCAAGCTGGTTGGGCGCATAGTTTTGAGACATGGCAAGGGGATCAATTGGCAGGAGGGATTTTGGGGATTGCGATTCGCGGGGTGTTTATTGGTGAATCGATGTTTTTTAAAATTCCTGAAGGCTCTAAGGTCGCGATGGTAAAGTTGGTAGATCATTTGCGATCGCATGGTTACAGTTTATTTGATGCTCAGTTGATGAATCCACATCTTGAGAGATTTGGGGCATTTGAGATTGATGATGATAGTTATCAAGCCTTGCTGAAACAAGCATTAACCAAATCTTGTAAATTCATACCAATTTCCGCAAGTGTATCTACACTTGCGGAAATTAAAAAACCAACCCAGTAA
- a CDS encoding serine/threonine-protein kinase yields MTELHQAGEIVQSRYRITNVLGQGGIGITYAALDAQTGDRVALKALSFRRMNDWKVLELFEREAKVLSQLDHPAIPCYLDYFQIDHDRDRDFYIVQQLVEGKSLAQAISDGWHGSEEDVKQIAEQVLEVLIYLHELKPPVIHRDIKPQNIILQPDRKIALVDFGAVQDTYRSTQVGGSTVVGTYGYMPPEQFRGKAVPATDLYALGATILFLLTGRSPAELPEIKLKLSFRDSVNISSHFADWLDKMIEPAIEDRFSSAKQSLNVLQNPILPSLESRIRALEISHSLGLNSDRTDAKYQYPKPLGSRIEIKKTNNILKVDIPAAGLRGEGISLLLFAIFWNGFLIVWTSFALRAGAFALFSIPFWIVGIGIAYAGLSIVFGKVYLVISDRTFSIDWDILGVKRHVQGKTQDLRQLELKSSYEVNNQPVMELRLNQGIYVHKFGSGLSRPEKEWLLQEINNFLEAWRSCH; encoded by the coding sequence GTGACTGAACTACATCAAGCTGGCGAAATTGTGCAGTCTCGCTACCGTATTACGAACGTTTTAGGACAAGGCGGTATTGGAATTACCTATGCTGCCCTAGATGCCCAAACAGGCGATCGCGTTGCTCTCAAAGCTTTATCATTTCGACGGATGAATGATTGGAAAGTACTTGAACTATTTGAGCGGGAAGCTAAGGTACTCTCTCAACTCGATCATCCAGCGATTCCATGTTACTTAGACTACTTTCAGATTGATCACGATCGCGATCGTGATTTTTATATCGTGCAGCAATTAGTGGAGGGAAAATCTCTCGCACAAGCGATCTCTGATGGTTGGCATGGTAGCGAGGAAGATGTTAAACAAATTGCTGAGCAAGTTCTGGAGGTGCTGATATATCTCCATGAACTCAAACCACCCGTGATTCATCGCGACATTAAACCGCAAAATATCATCCTTCAGCCCGATCGCAAAATTGCGTTGGTAGATTTTGGTGCAGTTCAAGACACCTATCGCAGTACTCAGGTTGGAGGCAGTACCGTCGTTGGGACTTACGGCTATATGCCACCTGAGCAATTTCGGGGCAAAGCAGTCCCCGCCACCGATCTGTATGCACTTGGTGCAACGATTTTGTTTCTACTGACAGGGCGATCGCCTGCGGAACTACCTGAAATCAAGCTCAAGCTTAGCTTTCGTGACTCAGTTAACATTTCATCCCATTTTGCCGATTGGCTCGACAAAATGATTGAACCTGCGATCGAGGATCGCTTCAGCAGTGCTAAGCAATCGCTTAATGTTTTGCAAAATCCAATCTTGCCATCGCTCGAAAGTCGGATCAGAGCTCTAGAAATTAGTCATTCGCTTGGCTTAAATAGCGATCGCACCGATGCTAAATATCAATATCCCAAGCCTCTTGGTAGCCGTATTGAAATTAAAAAAACTAACAACATTTTAAAGGTAGATATTCCTGCTGCTGGTCTACGTGGTGAGGGCATCAGCCTGCTACTGTTTGCAATTTTTTGGAATGGATTTCTAATCGTATGGACATCATTTGCACTTAGGGCAGGAGCTTTTGCGCTTTTCTCAATTCCGTTTTGGATTGTTGGTATTGGTATAGCCTATGCTGGTTTATCAATTGTATTTGGCAAAGTTTACTTAGTAATTAGCGATCGCACGTTTAGTATTGATTGGGACATTTTAGGAGTCAAACGCCATGTCCAAGGCAAAACCCAAGATTTAAGACAGCTTGAGCTAAAGAGTTCCTACGAGGTAAATAATCAGCCAGTCATGGAGTTGCGCTTAAATCAAGGCATCTATGTCCATAAATTTGGATCGGGGCTAAGTCGTCCTGAAAAAGAATGGTTATTACAGGAAATCAATAATTTTTTAGAGGCATGGCGATCGTGCCATTAA